In a genomic window of Hippoglossus stenolepis isolate QCI-W04-F060 chromosome 15, HSTE1.2, whole genome shotgun sequence:
- the aff4 gene encoding AF4/FMR2 family member 4 isoform X6 yields the protein MLRRSAVESNMNREDRNVLRMKERERRNQEIQQGGGEAFPANSPLFPEPYKVSSKEDKLSSRIQSMLGNYDEMKEPIGDTLPKLSSKPSNSSSSSEEKSGPPLFGDQRGVGSGGSSQTNKWTPVGPAGGSSSQSQKRSGLQGGHGSQRNNGGSSSSSSQRHGGEVREKKSSKHSGGSEHSKSHTSSPAKGSLSSSSSNSHSRSTLSTEQHHSKERYRSKSPRDREANWDSPSRVHTSFTSGQHSSQAFPPSLMSKPGSMLQKPTAYVRPMDGQETAEPKSSQAESYSGQSHSSTMGEMKSNGKASLSKLKMPSQPVEGSGDANCVDEILKEMTQSWPPPLTAIHTPCKTEPSKFPFPTKDSHPFPGGHKRGSSSKSSSSHQSKTCDEQPTNNSEGAEQSRDDSSSHSGSESSSGSDSESESSTTDSEANEPPRPASPEPEQPMANKWQLDNWFKKAKQFSPASPVDNNSVPTKCKKEGRDNGSGRGYGSQGAGSKDSATPTPSRDLRAAQKGAEGGRGRQKSPAQSEGGTNPRIRVGKKQPKKSEKPPVVEEPKGGLRVESEPAPEIPPHRPKAATKGSRKPSIKKEPKSSPRPTAAAVTSTVDKRKPKAATKTSQKSREFVDTDSSSSDSEGNESIPSSSQTPKYTDSIRTPVCVFSPMEEKELLSPLSDPEERYPARPPQQQVLLVKIDLTLLSRIPGRPYKDPAEIKVERDDSLDRDSKDFSKQSSEKSSSKAKRKHKNDEEGAKTESKRCKLEEKSLSHHKNSSKESKRSLEKKEEPAPSPSMSGLQRTPKAEHPSRKRTVSQSSTSLSSGTGSGKEGGHSTKGNSTSKHRKGEDKGRSTRDGKEKSSKGCDNQLAVPPLSTDGSKSQRSKLVFEDRVHSADHYLQEAKKLKHNADALLDRFEKAVYYLDAVVSFVECGNALEKSAQESKSPFPMYAETVELIKYTMKLKSYMAPDATSADRRLAVLCLRCQSLLYLRLFKLRKDSALKYSKTLTEHLKNSLSNTQAPSPGMGNKAAGMPSPVSPKLSPGTAGGYSSVSSSSSASSSVTIPQRIHQMAASYVQVTSNFLYATEVWDQAEQLSKEQKGELKKIDFFLELDKVMGPLIFNTSSMTELVRYTRQGLHWLRLDAKAIPQ from the exons CAACATGAACCGTGAGGACCGGAATGTGCTCcgaatgaaagaaagagaaaggagaaatcAAGAAAtccagcagggaggaggagaggctttTCCAGCAAATTCCCCTCTCTTCCCCGAACCCTACAAAGTG TCCAGCAAGGAAGATAAACTGTCCAGCCGTATTCAGAGCATGCTGGGCAATTACGACGAGATGAAAGAACCGATTGGTGACACACTTCCAAAGCTTAGCAGTAAACCTTCAAACAGCTCATCTTCCTCCGAGGAGAAGTCAGGCCCACCTTTGTTTGGGGACCAGCGTGGCGTCGGCAGCGGTGGCAGCAGCCAGACCAATAAGTGGACTCCTGTTGGTCCAGCAGGTGGATCTTCATCCCAGTCCCAGAAACGCTCAGGACTCCAGGGTGGGCACGGCAGCCAGAGAAACAACGGaggcagtagcagcagcagtagccaAAGACACGGAGGAGAGGTGCGTGAAAAGAAATCAAGTAAACACAGCGGAGGATCAGAGCACTCAAAGTCACACACGTCAAGTCCCGCCAAGGGCTCTCtgagctcctccagcagcaacaGCCACTCACGGAGCACCTTGTCCACCGAGCAGCACCACAGCAAGGAGCGCTACCGCTCTAAGTCCCCGCGAGACAGAGAGGCCAACTGGGACTCGCCCTCACGGGTTCACACCTCCTTCACTAGTGGACAGCACTCGAGTCAGGCCTTTCCCCCGTCTCTCATGTCCAAGCCCGGCTCCATGCTGCAGAAGCCCACGGCCTATGTGCGGCCTATGGACGGCCAGGAAACGGCAGAGCCCAAGAGCTCGCAAGCGGAAAGCTACAGCGGTCAGTCGCACAGCAGCACCATGGGAGAGATGAAGTCCAACGGCAAGGCCTCGCTTTCCAAACTCAAGATGCCCTCACAGCCTGTAGAG GGCTCCGGTGATGCCAACTGTGTCGATGAGATTCTGAAG gaAATGACTCAGTCGTGGCCCCCTCCGCTGACGGCCATTCACACCCCCTGCAAAACAGAGCCCTCCAAGTTTCCATTCCCTACCAAG GACTCACACCCTTTTCCTGGTGGACACA aacGAGGCAGTTCTTCCAAGAGCTCCAGCAGTCACCAGTCCAAAACTTGCGATGAACAGCCAAC CAATAACAGTGAAGGAGCGGAGCAGTCGAGGGATGACTCCAGCAGCCACAGCGGCTCGGAAAGCAGCTCGGGCTCAGACAGCGAGAGCGAAAGCAGCACGACGGACAGCGAGGCCAACGAGCCCCCGCGGCCTGCCTCTCCTGAA CCTGAACAACCCATGGCCAACAAGTGGCAGCTGGACAACTGGTTCAAGAAGGCCAAGCAGTTCTCCCCAGCTTCTCCAGTGGACAACAATAGTGTTCCAACCAAGTGCAAGAAAGAGGGCAGAGATAACGGCTCAGGACGCGGCTATGGTAGCCAGGGAGCGGGGTCTAAAGACTCAGCTACACCCACCCCAAGTAGAGACTTACGGGCAGCACAAAAGGGCGCGGAGGGTGGCCGTGGCCGGCAAAAATCCCCCGCCCAGAGTGAGGGTGGCACGAATCCGCGAATCCGTGTAGGTAAAAAACAGCCCAAAAAATCTGAGAAGCCTCCAGTGGTGGAGGAACCCAAGGGAGGTCTGAGAGTGGAGAGTGAGCCCGCCCCAGAGATTCCTCCCCATCGGCCCAAAGCTGCTACAAAGGGTTCCCGCAAACCAAGTATCAAAAAAGAACCCAAGTCCTCACCGAGGCCCACCGCTGCTGCTGTCACCAGCACTGTGGACAAACGCAAGCCGAAGGCAGCCACCAAGACTTCCCAGAAGTCTCGTGAGTTTGTTGATACGGACTCTTCGTCGTCCGACTCTGAGGGGAACGAGAGCATCCCGTCATCGTCGCAGACGCCCAAGTACACAGACAGCATCAggaccccagtgtgtgtgttttctccaatGGAAGAAAAAGAGCTGTTGTCTCCACTGAGTGACCCTGAGGAGCGATATCCTGCGAGGCCGCCTCAGCAGCAGGTTCTACTCGTGAAGATAG ATCTCACTTTGCTGTCGAGGATCCCAGGGCGGCCCTACAAGGATCCCGCAGAGATAAAAGTGGAGCGGGACGACTCTCTAGACAGGGACAGCAAAGACTTCAGTAAGCAGAGCTCTGAGAAGAGCTCGAGCAAGGCCAAGAGGAAACACAAG AACGACGAAGAAGGCGCCAAGACGGAGAGCAAGCGATGCAAGCTAGAGGAGAAGTCTCTATCCCATCATAAAAACAGCAGTAAAGA GTCGAAGAGGTCTttggagaagaaagaggagccaGCCCCCTCTCCATCCATGTCAGGTCTGCAGCGGACGCCCAAAGCAGAGCATCCGAGTCGGAAGAGGACGGTCAGCCAGTCCTCCACCTCTTTGTCTAGtgggacaggaagtggaaaggAGGGGGGCCACAGCACGAAGGGCAACTCCACCTCCAAGCACAGAAAAGGGGAGGACAAGGGACGCAGCACACGCGATGGCAAG GAGAAATCCTCAAAGGGCTGTGATAACCAGCTGGCTGTGCCTCCGCTCTCCACAGACGGCTCCAAGTCTCAGAGATCCAAGCTGGTGTTTGAGGACAG GGTCCATTCAGCAGATCACTACTTACAAGAAGCTAAGAAACTTAAACACAATGCAGATGCTCTG TTGGACCGTTTCGAGAAGGCAGTTTACTACCTGGACGCCGTGGTGTCTTTCGTTGAATGTGGTAACGCTTTGGAGAAGAGTGCCCAAGAGTCCAAGTCTCCCTTCCCCATGTATGCTGAAACTGTGGAGCTTATCAA ATACACTATGAAGTTAAAAAGCTATATGGCCCCAGATGCTACTTCAGCAGACCGGAGGCTAGCTGTGCTTTG cttACGATGCCAGTCCCTCCTGTACCTGCGGTTATTCAAGCTGAGGAAAGACAGTGCACTCAAATACTCCAAAACACTCACAGAGCACTTAAAG AACTCTCTGAGTAACACCCAGGCTCCCTCTCCTGGAATGGGAAA TAAGGCAGCGGGTATGCCCTCTCCAGTGTCTCCCAAACTGTCCCCGGGCACGGCCGGCGGCTACTCGTCAgtcagcagcagtagcagcgcCAGCTCGTCTGTGACCATACCTCAGCGTATCCACCAGATGGCCGCCAGCTACGTTCAGGTCACCTCCAACTTCCTGTACGCCACTGAGGTCTGGGACCAGGCTGAGCAACTTTCTAAGGAGCAGAAAGGTGAACTTAAAAAAATAG ACTTTTTCCTGGAGTTGGACAAGGTGATGGGTCCTCTTATCTTCAACACCAGCAGCATGACAGAACTGGTGCGTTACACACGGCAGGGCCTCCACTGGCTGCGCCTGGACGCAAAGGCTATTCCCCAGTGA
- the aff4 gene encoding AF4/FMR2 family member 4 isoform X2 — MASQSGNMNREDRNVLRMKERERRNQEIQQGGGEAFPANSPLFPEPYKVSSKEDKLSSRIQSMLGNYDEMKEPIGDTLPKLSSKPSNSSSSSEEKSGPPLFGDQRGVGSGGSSQTNKWTPVGPAGGSSSQSQKRSGLQGGHGSQRNNGGSSSSSSQRHGGEVREKKSSKHSGGSEHSKSHTSSPAKGSLSSSSSNSHSRSTLSTEQHHSKERYRSKSPRDREANWDSPSRVHTSFTSGQHSSQAFPPSLMSKPGSMLQKPTAYVRPMDGQETAEPKSSQAESYSGQSHSSTMGEMKSNGKASLSKLKMPSQPVEGSGDANCVDEILKEMTQSWPPPLTAIHTPCKTEPSKFPFPTKDSHPFPGGHKRGSSSKSSSSHQSKTCDEQPTMLEDDLKLSSSEDSDVEQDSAKNASRNTSASNNSEGAEQSRDDSSSHSGSESSSGSDSESESSTTDSEANEPPRPASPEPEQPMANKWQLDNWFKKAKQFSPASPVDNNSVPTKCKKEGRDNGSGRGYGSQGAGSKDSATPTPSRDLRAAQKGAEGGRGRQKSPAQSEGGTNPRIRVGKKQPKKSEKPPVVEEPKGGLRVESEPAPEIPPHRPKAATKGSRKPSIKKEPKSSPRPTAAAVTSTVDKRKPKAATKTSQKSREFVDTDSSSSDSEGNESIPSSSQTPKYTDSIRTPVCVFSPMEEKELLSPLSDPEERYPARPPQQQVLLVKIDLTLLSRIPGRPYKDPAEIKVERDDSLDRDSKDFSKQSSEKSSSKAKRKHKNDEEGAKTESKRCKLEEKSLSHHKNSSKESKRSLEKKEEPAPSPSMSGLQRTPKAEHPSRKRTVSQSSTSLSSGTGSGKEGGHSTKGNSTSKHRKGEDKGRSTRDGKEKSSKGCDNQLAVPPLSTDGSKSQRSKLVFEDRVHSADHYLQEAKKLKHNADALLDRFEKAVYYLDAVVSFVECGNALEKSAQESKSPFPMYAETVELIKYTMKLKSYMAPDATSADRRLAVLCLRCQSLLYLRLFKLRKDSALKYSKTLTEHLKNSLSNTQAPSPGMGNKAAGMPSPVSPKLSPGTAGGYSSVSSSSSASSSVTIPQRIHQMAASYVQVTSNFLYATEVWDQAEQLSKEQKGELKKIDFFLELDKVMGPLIFNTSSMTELVRYTRQGLHWLRLDAKAIPQ, encoded by the exons CAACATGAACCGTGAGGACCGGAATGTGCTCcgaatgaaagaaagagaaaggagaaatcAAGAAAtccagcagggaggaggagaggctttTCCAGCAAATTCCCCTCTCTTCCCCGAACCCTACAAAGTG TCCAGCAAGGAAGATAAACTGTCCAGCCGTATTCAGAGCATGCTGGGCAATTACGACGAGATGAAAGAACCGATTGGTGACACACTTCCAAAGCTTAGCAGTAAACCTTCAAACAGCTCATCTTCCTCCGAGGAGAAGTCAGGCCCACCTTTGTTTGGGGACCAGCGTGGCGTCGGCAGCGGTGGCAGCAGCCAGACCAATAAGTGGACTCCTGTTGGTCCAGCAGGTGGATCTTCATCCCAGTCCCAGAAACGCTCAGGACTCCAGGGTGGGCACGGCAGCCAGAGAAACAACGGaggcagtagcagcagcagtagccaAAGACACGGAGGAGAGGTGCGTGAAAAGAAATCAAGTAAACACAGCGGAGGATCAGAGCACTCAAAGTCACACACGTCAAGTCCCGCCAAGGGCTCTCtgagctcctccagcagcaacaGCCACTCACGGAGCACCTTGTCCACCGAGCAGCACCACAGCAAGGAGCGCTACCGCTCTAAGTCCCCGCGAGACAGAGAGGCCAACTGGGACTCGCCCTCACGGGTTCACACCTCCTTCACTAGTGGACAGCACTCGAGTCAGGCCTTTCCCCCGTCTCTCATGTCCAAGCCCGGCTCCATGCTGCAGAAGCCCACGGCCTATGTGCGGCCTATGGACGGCCAGGAAACGGCAGAGCCCAAGAGCTCGCAAGCGGAAAGCTACAGCGGTCAGTCGCACAGCAGCACCATGGGAGAGATGAAGTCCAACGGCAAGGCCTCGCTTTCCAAACTCAAGATGCCCTCACAGCCTGTAGAG GGCTCCGGTGATGCCAACTGTGTCGATGAGATTCTGAAG gaAATGACTCAGTCGTGGCCCCCTCCGCTGACGGCCATTCACACCCCCTGCAAAACAGAGCCCTCCAAGTTTCCATTCCCTACCAAG GACTCACACCCTTTTCCTGGTGGACACA aacGAGGCAGTTCTTCCAAGAGCTCCAGCAGTCACCAGTCCAAAACTTGCGATGAACAGCCAAC TATGCTCGAAGATGACCTGAAGCTGAGCAGCAGCGAAGATAGTGATGTAGAACAGGACTCTGCCAAGAATGCCTCAAGGAACACATCAGCAAG CAATAACAGTGAAGGAGCGGAGCAGTCGAGGGATGACTCCAGCAGCCACAGCGGCTCGGAAAGCAGCTCGGGCTCAGACAGCGAGAGCGAAAGCAGCACGACGGACAGCGAGGCCAACGAGCCCCCGCGGCCTGCCTCTCCTGAA CCTGAACAACCCATGGCCAACAAGTGGCAGCTGGACAACTGGTTCAAGAAGGCCAAGCAGTTCTCCCCAGCTTCTCCAGTGGACAACAATAGTGTTCCAACCAAGTGCAAGAAAGAGGGCAGAGATAACGGCTCAGGACGCGGCTATGGTAGCCAGGGAGCGGGGTCTAAAGACTCAGCTACACCCACCCCAAGTAGAGACTTACGGGCAGCACAAAAGGGCGCGGAGGGTGGCCGTGGCCGGCAAAAATCCCCCGCCCAGAGTGAGGGTGGCACGAATCCGCGAATCCGTGTAGGTAAAAAACAGCCCAAAAAATCTGAGAAGCCTCCAGTGGTGGAGGAACCCAAGGGAGGTCTGAGAGTGGAGAGTGAGCCCGCCCCAGAGATTCCTCCCCATCGGCCCAAAGCTGCTACAAAGGGTTCCCGCAAACCAAGTATCAAAAAAGAACCCAAGTCCTCACCGAGGCCCACCGCTGCTGCTGTCACCAGCACTGTGGACAAACGCAAGCCGAAGGCAGCCACCAAGACTTCCCAGAAGTCTCGTGAGTTTGTTGATACGGACTCTTCGTCGTCCGACTCTGAGGGGAACGAGAGCATCCCGTCATCGTCGCAGACGCCCAAGTACACAGACAGCATCAggaccccagtgtgtgtgttttctccaatGGAAGAAAAAGAGCTGTTGTCTCCACTGAGTGACCCTGAGGAGCGATATCCTGCGAGGCCGCCTCAGCAGCAGGTTCTACTCGTGAAGATAG ATCTCACTTTGCTGTCGAGGATCCCAGGGCGGCCCTACAAGGATCCCGCAGAGATAAAAGTGGAGCGGGACGACTCTCTAGACAGGGACAGCAAAGACTTCAGTAAGCAGAGCTCTGAGAAGAGCTCGAGCAAGGCCAAGAGGAAACACAAG AACGACGAAGAAGGCGCCAAGACGGAGAGCAAGCGATGCAAGCTAGAGGAGAAGTCTCTATCCCATCATAAAAACAGCAGTAAAGA GTCGAAGAGGTCTttggagaagaaagaggagccaGCCCCCTCTCCATCCATGTCAGGTCTGCAGCGGACGCCCAAAGCAGAGCATCCGAGTCGGAAGAGGACGGTCAGCCAGTCCTCCACCTCTTTGTCTAGtgggacaggaagtggaaaggAGGGGGGCCACAGCACGAAGGGCAACTCCACCTCCAAGCACAGAAAAGGGGAGGACAAGGGACGCAGCACACGCGATGGCAAG GAGAAATCCTCAAAGGGCTGTGATAACCAGCTGGCTGTGCCTCCGCTCTCCACAGACGGCTCCAAGTCTCAGAGATCCAAGCTGGTGTTTGAGGACAG GGTCCATTCAGCAGATCACTACTTACAAGAAGCTAAGAAACTTAAACACAATGCAGATGCTCTG TTGGACCGTTTCGAGAAGGCAGTTTACTACCTGGACGCCGTGGTGTCTTTCGTTGAATGTGGTAACGCTTTGGAGAAGAGTGCCCAAGAGTCCAAGTCTCCCTTCCCCATGTATGCTGAAACTGTGGAGCTTATCAA ATACACTATGAAGTTAAAAAGCTATATGGCCCCAGATGCTACTTCAGCAGACCGGAGGCTAGCTGTGCTTTG cttACGATGCCAGTCCCTCCTGTACCTGCGGTTATTCAAGCTGAGGAAAGACAGTGCACTCAAATACTCCAAAACACTCACAGAGCACTTAAAG AACTCTCTGAGTAACACCCAGGCTCCCTCTCCTGGAATGGGAAA TAAGGCAGCGGGTATGCCCTCTCCAGTGTCTCCCAAACTGTCCCCGGGCACGGCCGGCGGCTACTCGTCAgtcagcagcagtagcagcgcCAGCTCGTCTGTGACCATACCTCAGCGTATCCACCAGATGGCCGCCAGCTACGTTCAGGTCACCTCCAACTTCCTGTACGCCACTGAGGTCTGGGACCAGGCTGAGCAACTTTCTAAGGAGCAGAAAGGTGAACTTAAAAAAATAG ACTTTTTCCTGGAGTTGGACAAGGTGATGGGTCCTCTTATCTTCAACACCAGCAGCATGACAGAACTGGTGCGTTACACACGGCAGGGCCTCCACTGGCTGCGCCTGGACGCAAAGGCTATTCCCCAGTGA
- the aff4 gene encoding AF4/FMR2 family member 4 isoform X4: MASQSGNMNREDRNVLRMKERERRNQEIQQGGGEAFPANSPLFPEPYKVSSKEDKLSSRIQSMLGNYDEMKEPIGDTLPKLSSKPSNSSSSSEEKSGPPLFGDQRGVGSGGSSQTNKWTPVGPAGGSSSQSQKRSGLQGGHGSQRNNGGSSSSSSQRHGGEVREKKSSKHSGGSEHSKSHTSSPAKGSLSSSSSNSHSRSTLSTEQHHSKERYRSKSPRDREANWDSPSRVHTSFTSGQHSSQAFPPSLMSKPGSMLQKPTAYVRPMDGQETAEPKSSQAESYSGQSHSSTMGEMKSNGKASLSKLKMPSQPVEGSGDANCVDEILKEMTQSWPPPLTAIHTPCKTEPSKFPFPTKDSHPFPGGHKRGSSSKSSSSHQSKTCDEQPTMLEDDLKLSSSEDSDVEQDSAKNASRNTSASNNSEGAEQSRDDSSSHSGSESSSGSDSESESSTTDSEANEPPRPASPEPEQPMANKWQLDNWFKKAKQFSPASPVDNNSVPTKCKKEGRDNGSGRGYGSQGAGSKDSATPTPSRDLRAAQKGAEGGRGRQKSPAQSEGGTNPRIRVGKKQPKKSEKPPVVEEPKGGLRVESEPAPEIPPHRPKAATKGSRKPSIKKEPKSSPRPTAAAVTSTVDKRKPKAATKTSQKSREFVDTDSSSSDSEGNESIPSSSQTPKYTDSIRTPVCVFSPMEEKELLSPLSDPEERYPARPPQQQVLLVKIDLTLLSRIPGRPYKDPAEIKVERDDSLDRDSKDFSKQSSEKSSSKAKRKHKNDEEGAKTESKRCKLEEKSLSHHKNSSKESKRSLEKKEEPAPSPSMSGLQRTPKAEHPSRKRTVSQSSTSLSSGTGSGKEGGHSTKGNSTSKHRKGEDKGRSTRDGKEKSSKGCDNQLAVPPLSTDGSKSQRSKLVFEDRVHSADHYLQEAKKLKHNADALLDRFEKAVYYLDAVVSFVECGNALEKSAQESKSPFPMYAETVELIKYTMKLKSYMAPDATSADRRLAVLCLRCQSLLYLRLFKLRKDSALKYSKTLTEHLKNSLSNTQAPSPGMGNKAAGMPSPVSPKLSPGTAGGYSSVSSSSSASSSVTIPQRIHQMAASYVQVTSNFLYATEVWDQAEQLSKEQKDFFLELDKVMGPLIFNTSSMTELVRYTRQGLHWLRLDAKAIPQ, from the exons CAACATGAACCGTGAGGACCGGAATGTGCTCcgaatgaaagaaagagaaaggagaaatcAAGAAAtccagcagggaggaggagaggctttTCCAGCAAATTCCCCTCTCTTCCCCGAACCCTACAAAGTG TCCAGCAAGGAAGATAAACTGTCCAGCCGTATTCAGAGCATGCTGGGCAATTACGACGAGATGAAAGAACCGATTGGTGACACACTTCCAAAGCTTAGCAGTAAACCTTCAAACAGCTCATCTTCCTCCGAGGAGAAGTCAGGCCCACCTTTGTTTGGGGACCAGCGTGGCGTCGGCAGCGGTGGCAGCAGCCAGACCAATAAGTGGACTCCTGTTGGTCCAGCAGGTGGATCTTCATCCCAGTCCCAGAAACGCTCAGGACTCCAGGGTGGGCACGGCAGCCAGAGAAACAACGGaggcagtagcagcagcagtagccaAAGACACGGAGGAGAGGTGCGTGAAAAGAAATCAAGTAAACACAGCGGAGGATCAGAGCACTCAAAGTCACACACGTCAAGTCCCGCCAAGGGCTCTCtgagctcctccagcagcaacaGCCACTCACGGAGCACCTTGTCCACCGAGCAGCACCACAGCAAGGAGCGCTACCGCTCTAAGTCCCCGCGAGACAGAGAGGCCAACTGGGACTCGCCCTCACGGGTTCACACCTCCTTCACTAGTGGACAGCACTCGAGTCAGGCCTTTCCCCCGTCTCTCATGTCCAAGCCCGGCTCCATGCTGCAGAAGCCCACGGCCTATGTGCGGCCTATGGACGGCCAGGAAACGGCAGAGCCCAAGAGCTCGCAAGCGGAAAGCTACAGCGGTCAGTCGCACAGCAGCACCATGGGAGAGATGAAGTCCAACGGCAAGGCCTCGCTTTCCAAACTCAAGATGCCCTCACAGCCTGTAGAG GGCTCCGGTGATGCCAACTGTGTCGATGAGATTCTGAAG gaAATGACTCAGTCGTGGCCCCCTCCGCTGACGGCCATTCACACCCCCTGCAAAACAGAGCCCTCCAAGTTTCCATTCCCTACCAAG GACTCACACCCTTTTCCTGGTGGACACA aacGAGGCAGTTCTTCCAAGAGCTCCAGCAGTCACCAGTCCAAAACTTGCGATGAACAGCCAAC TATGCTCGAAGATGACCTGAAGCTGAGCAGCAGCGAAGATAGTGATGTAGAACAGGACTCTGCCAAGAATGCCTCAAGGAACACATCAGCAAG CAATAACAGTGAAGGAGCGGAGCAGTCGAGGGATGACTCCAGCAGCCACAGCGGCTCGGAAAGCAGCTCGGGCTCAGACAGCGAGAGCGAAAGCAGCACGACGGACAGCGAGGCCAACGAGCCCCCGCGGCCTGCCTCTCCTGAA CCTGAACAACCCATGGCCAACAAGTGGCAGCTGGACAACTGGTTCAAGAAGGCCAAGCAGTTCTCCCCAGCTTCTCCAGTGGACAACAATAGTGTTCCAACCAAGTGCAAGAAAGAGGGCAGAGATAACGGCTCAGGACGCGGCTATGGTAGCCAGGGAGCGGGGTCTAAAGACTCAGCTACACCCACCCCAAGTAGAGACTTACGGGCAGCACAAAAGGGCGCGGAGGGTGGCCGTGGCCGGCAAAAATCCCCCGCCCAGAGTGAGGGTGGCACGAATCCGCGAATCCGTGTAGGTAAAAAACAGCCCAAAAAATCTGAGAAGCCTCCAGTGGTGGAGGAACCCAAGGGAGGTCTGAGAGTGGAGAGTGAGCCCGCCCCAGAGATTCCTCCCCATCGGCCCAAAGCTGCTACAAAGGGTTCCCGCAAACCAAGTATCAAAAAAGAACCCAAGTCCTCACCGAGGCCCACCGCTGCTGCTGTCACCAGCACTGTGGACAAACGCAAGCCGAAGGCAGCCACCAAGACTTCCCAGAAGTCTCGTGAGTTTGTTGATACGGACTCTTCGTCGTCCGACTCTGAGGGGAACGAGAGCATCCCGTCATCGTCGCAGACGCCCAAGTACACAGACAGCATCAggaccccagtgtgtgtgttttctccaatGGAAGAAAAAGAGCTGTTGTCTCCACTGAGTGACCCTGAGGAGCGATATCCTGCGAGGCCGCCTCAGCAGCAGGTTCTACTCGTGAAGATAG ATCTCACTTTGCTGTCGAGGATCCCAGGGCGGCCCTACAAGGATCCCGCAGAGATAAAAGTGGAGCGGGACGACTCTCTAGACAGGGACAGCAAAGACTTCAGTAAGCAGAGCTCTGAGAAGAGCTCGAGCAAGGCCAAGAGGAAACACAAG AACGACGAAGAAGGCGCCAAGACGGAGAGCAAGCGATGCAAGCTAGAGGAGAAGTCTCTATCCCATCATAAAAACAGCAGTAAAGA GTCGAAGAGGTCTttggagaagaaagaggagccaGCCCCCTCTCCATCCATGTCAGGTCTGCAGCGGACGCCCAAAGCAGAGCATCCGAGTCGGAAGAGGACGGTCAGCCAGTCCTCCACCTCTTTGTCTAGtgggacaggaagtggaaaggAGGGGGGCCACAGCACGAAGGGCAACTCCACCTCCAAGCACAGAAAAGGGGAGGACAAGGGACGCAGCACACGCGATGGCAAG GAGAAATCCTCAAAGGGCTGTGATAACCAGCTGGCTGTGCCTCCGCTCTCCACAGACGGCTCCAAGTCTCAGAGATCCAAGCTGGTGTTTGAGGACAG GGTCCATTCAGCAGATCACTACTTACAAGAAGCTAAGAAACTTAAACACAATGCAGATGCTCTG TTGGACCGTTTCGAGAAGGCAGTTTACTACCTGGACGCCGTGGTGTCTTTCGTTGAATGTGGTAACGCTTTGGAGAAGAGTGCCCAAGAGTCCAAGTCTCCCTTCCCCATGTATGCTGAAACTGTGGAGCTTATCAA ATACACTATGAAGTTAAAAAGCTATATGGCCCCAGATGCTACTTCAGCAGACCGGAGGCTAGCTGTGCTTTG cttACGATGCCAGTCCCTCCTGTACCTGCGGTTATTCAAGCTGAGGAAAGACAGTGCACTCAAATACTCCAAAACACTCACAGAGCACTTAAAG AACTCTCTGAGTAACACCCAGGCTCCCTCTCCTGGAATGGGAAA TAAGGCAGCGGGTATGCCCTCTCCAGTGTCTCCCAAACTGTCCCCGGGCACGGCCGGCGGCTACTCGTCAgtcagcagcagtagcagcgcCAGCTCGTCTGTGACCATACCTCAGCGTATCCACCAGATGGCCGCCAGCTACGTTCAGGTCACCTCCAACTTCCTGTACGCCACTGAGGTCTGGGACCAGGCTGAGCAACTTTCTAAGGAGCAGAAAG ACTTTTTCCTGGAGTTGGACAAGGTGATGGGTCCTCTTATCTTCAACACCAGCAGCATGACAGAACTGGTGCGTTACACACGGCAGGGCCTCCACTGGCTGCGCCTGGACGCAAAGGCTATTCCCCAGTGA